In Patescibacteria group bacterium, the following are encoded in one genomic region:
- a CDS encoding phosphoglycerate kinase has protein sequence MNKKTIKDIDVKNKIVLVRDDFNVPIKDRKILDDFKIRKSLDTINYLIKQNAKIVLMSHLGKPKGKIVENLRLKPVAECLAAMMNKRIVTTKTQKTGEDSKNGVIYYCDDCIGNIVKKTINDADFGDIILLENVRFYPEEEKNDVEFAKKLASLGEIFCEDGFGSVHRGHASVSGIAKFLPAVAGLLLEREVDVLTEVLEKPEHPYLVILGGAKISTKLNLINKLAKQADKLLVAGALSNTIFMANGLNVGGSLVEKEMIDQIKTTVLKNNNIDIPIDVVVGKENGDNARIVDVGNGISNDEFIYDIGPKTIELFKRKIDKSSLVVWNGPMGKFENERYAKGTFELAKELVKVKKAVVGGGETSMAIRELGLEDKIYHLSTGGGAMLEFLEGKEMPGIECLQVKS, from the coding sequence ATGAACAAAAAAACGATCAAAGATATTGATGTTAAAAATAAAATTGTTTTAGTGAGGGATGATTTTAATGTGCCAATTAAGGATAGAAAAATTTTGGATGATTTTAAGATTAGAAAAAGTCTTGATACGATTAATTATTTGATTAAACAAAATGCAAAAATTGTTTTAATGTCACATTTAGGAAAACCGAAAGGAAAGATAGTTGAGAATTTACGATTAAAACCGGTTGCTGAATGTCTAGCTGCAATGATGAATAAGAGAATTGTAACCACAAAAACACAAAAAACTGGTGAAGACTCAAAAAATGGTGTGATTTATTATTGTGATGATTGCATAGGCAATATTGTAAAGAAAACTATTAATGATGCAGATTTTGGCGATATTATTTTGTTGGAGAATGTTAGATTTTATCCAGAAGAAGAAAAAAATGATGTAGAATTTGCTAAAAAACTGGCGAGTTTAGGTGAGATATTTTGCGAAGATGGATTCGGATCAGTACATCGGGGCCACGCCTCTGTTTCAGGAATTGCTAAATTTTTACCCGCTGTTGCTGGATTATTGCTGGAAAGAGAAGTCGATGTTTTGACAGAAGTTTTAGAAAAACCAGAACATCCATATCTAGTTATTTTAGGCGGAGCAAAAATTTCAACAAAATTAAATTTGATAAATAAATTAGCTAAACAAGCAGACAAGCTGTTGGTTGCTGGTGCTTTATCAAATACTATTTTTATGGCGAATGGCTTAAATGTTGGCGGTTCTCTTGTTGAAAAAGAAATGATTGATCAGATTAAAACAACTGTTTTGAAAAATAATAATATTGATATACCAATTGATGTTGTAGTTGGAAAAGAAAATGGTGATAATGCGAGAATTGTTGATGTTGGAAATGGTATAAGTAATGATGAATTTATTTATGATATTGGTCCAAAGACTATTGAATTGTTTAAAAGAAAAATTGATAAATCTAGTTTGGTTGTTTGGAATGGACCAATGGGAAAATTTGAAAATGAAAGATACGCAAAAGGAACATTTGAATTAGCAAAAGAATTAGTGAAGGTTAAAAAAGCTGTTGTTGGTGGAGGCGAGACTTCAATGGCAATCAGAGAGTTAGGATTAGAAGATAAAATTTATCATTTATCAACTGGAGGTGGTGCTATGTTGGAATTTTTGGAAGGAAAAGAGATGCCAGGAATAGAATGCTTGCAAGTTAAAAGTTAA
- the pduL gene encoding phosphate propanoyltransferase produces MKIKIEVSARHIHLSQEHLDQLFGKDYKLTKKQGLSQEGEFACEETLKVVGPKLEIDHVRIIGPVRPRTQIEVSKTDGFMLGNIPPLRISGDVVGSAPVKLVGPKGFVDLLEGMIIAMRHIHISEEQAEGLKLKDGQRVSISCFGDRGLLFNNVVVRVNPKFDFYLQLDTDEANAAGVENGDVGELII; encoded by the coding sequence ATGAAAATAAAAATAGAAGTAAGTGCAAGGCATATTCATTTGAGCCAAGAACATTTGGATCAACTTTTTGGAAAGGATTATAAATTAACAAAAAAACAAGGATTATCGCAAGAAGGTGAATTTGCTTGTGAAGAAACTTTGAAAGTTGTTGGACCAAAATTAGAAATTGATCATGTTAGAATAATCGGGCCAGTTAGACCAAGAACACAAATCGAAGTTTCAAAAACTGATGGTTTTATGTTAGGCAATATTCCTCCATTAAGAATTTCTGGAGATGTAGTTGGATCAGCGCCAGTGAAATTAGTTGGGCCTAAGGGTTTTGTTGATTTATTAGAAGGAATGATTATTGCAATGAGACATATTCATATATCGGAAGAACAGGCAGAAGGTTTAAAATTGAAGGATGGTCAAAGAGTTTCTATTTCTTGTTTTGGTGATAGAGGTCTGTTATTTAATAATGTTGTTGTTAGAGTTAATCCGAAATTTGATTTTTATTTACAGCTTGATACTGATGAGGCAAATGCTGCTGGTGTGGAAAATGGAGATGTCGGGGAATTGATTATTTAA
- a CDS encoding DUF6390 family protein has protein sequence MSSKEGLIEAARFSWNCQPDNKMLCDGLYGFVRGNGGHDVEWIERQLKNLYSYFYYLLIARQNGISDPFDLNVVQAHWIGNDLLRIVKPEDVKKLQATGELKALPKEKEMMILWLLNNLVKSGSCPHHSFHATVNEKLNPDLIRQGKRCFVECGKVIELEDNYFIVDIDGNTRKCGYGFLKGKIQVGNLVLIHLNEGRRIADLYEKMRLDDWSAITMSSLKLI, from the coding sequence ATGAGCAGTAAAGAAGGATTGATTGAAGCAGCAAGATTTTCTTGGAATTGTCAGCCAGATAATAAAATGCTTTGTGATGGATTATATGGTTTTGTTCGTGGTAATGGCGGACATGATGTTGAATGGATTGAAAGGCAATTAAAGAATCTATATTCATATTTTTATTATCTTTTGATTGCAAGGCAGAATGGTATTTCTGATCCTTTTGATTTGAATGTTGTGCAGGCGCATTGGATTGGCAATGATTTGTTGAGAATTGTTAAACCTGAAGATGTAAAAAAATTACAGGCTACAGGAGAACTTAAGGCTTTGCCAAAAGAAAAAGAAATGATGATTTTATGGTTGCTGAATAATCTAGTAAAATCAGGATCTTGTCCTCATCATAGTTTTCATGCAACTGTAAATGAAAAATTGAATCCAGATTTAATTCGTCAAGGAAAAAGATGTTTTGTTGAATGTGGCAAGGTAATAGAATTAGAAGATAATTATTTTATTGTTGATATTGATGGAAATACAAGAAAGTGTGGTTATGGTTTTTTGAAAGGTAAGATTCAAGTTGGCAATTTGGTTTTAATCCATTTGAATGAAGGTCGAAGGATTGCAGATTTGTATGAAAAAATGAGATTGGACGATTGGTCTGCTATCACAATGAGTTCTTTAAAATTGATTTAA
- the eno gene encoding phosphopyruvate hydratase, whose amino-acid sequence MKINKIRAREILDSRGEPTVEVKVDLDDGKFGIAKVPSGASTGEHEALELRDNDKKRYGGKGVMRACKNVNDIISERLVGMDVFKQEKIDRTLIALDGTPNKSKLGANAILGVSLACCVAAANSKEIELYQYIGEIFGNNNFVLPQAYFNIINGGKHADSGLDVQEFMIVPKAINFFEKVRVGSEVFHALKDILQRREYSVGVGDEGGFAPKLDSNEDAIETILRAIEEAGYKPGADVNIALDVAASSFYNKEKGYCLNSGKCIESDHLIAMFSDWISKYPIKMIEDLLAEDDWEGWKKATEKLGDKVQIVGDDLFVTNIERVKKGIKENCANSVLIKLNQIGTLTETFECIKLAKSKGYATMISHRSGETIDTFIADLCVGTNSAQIKSGSLSRGERVCKYNRLMEIEELLK is encoded by the coding sequence ATGAAGATAAACAAAATTAGAGCAAGAGAAATCCTTGATTCAAGAGGAGAGCCAACTGTAGAAGTGAAGGTCGATCTTGATGATGGAAAATTTGGAATAGCAAAAGTTCCTTCTGGTGCTTCAACAGGCGAGCATGAGGCTTTGGAATTAAGGGATAATGACAAAAAAAGATATGGAGGCAAAGGAGTAATGAGGGCATGTAAAAATGTTAATGATATTATTTCGGAAAGATTAGTTGGAATGGATGTTTTTAAGCAAGAAAAAATCGATCGAACTTTGATAGCATTGGATGGAACTCCAAATAAATCAAAGTTAGGAGCAAACGCAATTCTTGGAGTGTCGTTGGCTTGTTGTGTTGCAGCAGCTAATTCTAAAGAAATAGAATTATATCAATATATTGGTGAAATTTTTGGGAATAATAATTTTGTTTTACCACAAGCATATTTTAATATCATTAATGGTGGAAAGCATGCTGATTCTGGATTGGATGTCCAAGAATTCATGATTGTGCCAAAAGCAATTAATTTTTTTGAAAAAGTAAGAGTTGGATCTGAAGTTTTTCATGCTTTGAAAGATATTTTGCAAAGAAGAGAATATTCAGTTGGTGTTGGAGATGAAGGTGGCTTTGCACCAAAATTAGATAGCAATGAAGATGCGATTGAAACAATTTTGAGAGCAATTGAAGAAGCAGGATATAAACCAGGTGCTGATGTTAATATTGCATTGGATGTTGCTGCATCTTCTTTTTATAATAAAGAAAAAGGATATTGTTTGAATTCTGGTAAATGCATTGAGTCAGATCATTTAATAGCAATGTTTTCGGATTGGATTAGCAAATATCCAATAAAAATGATTGAAGATTTATTGGCTGAAGATGATTGGGAAGGTTGGAAGAAAGCTACAGAAAAATTAGGCGATAAAGTTCAAATTGTCGGCGATGATTTATTTGTAACGAATATAGAAAGAGTGAAAAAAGGAATAAAAGAAAATTGCGCAAATTCTGTTTTGATAAAGCTAAATCAAATTGGAACTTTGACAGAAACTTTTGAATGCATAAAATTAGCAAAATCAAAAGGATATGCAACAATGATTTCACATCGATCTGGTGAAACAATTGATACTTTTATTGCTGATCTTTGTGTTGGTACAAATTCCGCACAAATTAAATCTGGATCATTATCTCGTGGTGAAAGAGTATGCAAATATAATAGGTTGATGGAGATAGAGGAATTGTTGAAATAA
- a CDS encoding acetate/propionate family kinase has product MQKYILVINSGSTSLKYKLFLETDLKMIRSGYIEHIGESEIKDHEQAFGIVLEEIKDYKNDIVKIGHRVVHGGTKFVEPTKIDENVLKELEEVSKLAPLHNPANLMGIKASMKLLPNVLNVAVFDTAFHQSIPEKAWRYAIDDKYFKQYGVRRYGFHGISHEYVCGQVKSQKSKVKSNNSKLKIISCHLGGGCSVCAISDGKSVDTSMGFTPLEGLVMMSRCGDIDPAIVTYLQKKENLSVDQIEEILNFKSGIFALCGETNWLKVLERVKVNDRLAKMAFDIFVYRIKKYIGSYYAILGGLDVLVFTGSIGSGDALTREAVCDGLPFLENVEVTAIKTDEEMMISRKILSTKFVKSF; this is encoded by the coding sequence ATGCAAAAATATATACTAGTTATAAATTCAGGTTCAACTTCTTTAAAATACAAATTATTTTTAGAGACTGATTTAAAGATGATTAGATCTGGATATATTGAACACATTGGTGAAAGTGAAATTAAAGATCATGAGCAAGCTTTTGGAATAGTTTTGGAAGAAATCAAAGATTATAAAAATGATATTGTAAAAATTGGACATCGAGTTGTGCATGGAGGAACTAAGTTTGTAGAGCCAACAAAGATTGATGAAAACGTTTTGAAAGAATTAGAAGAAGTAAGTAAATTAGCGCCATTACATAATCCAGCAAATTTAATGGGAATTAAGGCATCTATGAAATTATTGCCAAATGTTTTAAATGTTGCTGTTTTCGATACTGCTTTTCATCAAAGTATTCCAGAAAAAGCGTGGAGATATGCGATTGATGATAAATATTTTAAACAATATGGAGTGAGGCGATATGGATTTCATGGGATATCACATGAATATGTTTGTGGACAAGTTAAAAGTCAAAAGTCTAAAGTCAAAAGTAACAATTCAAAATTAAAAATAATCTCCTGCCATCTTGGTGGTGGATGTTCGGTTTGTGCTATTTCTGATGGCAAATCTGTTGATACTTCGATGGGATTTACGCCACTTGAGGGATTGGTGATGATGAGCAGATGTGGTGATATTGATCCAGCAATAGTGACATATTTGCAGAAAAAAGAAAATTTAAGCGTTGATCAAATTGAAGAAATTTTGAATTTTAAATCTGGAATTTTTGCATTATGTGGTGAGACAAATTGGTTGAAAGTTTTGGAACGTGTTAAAGTTAATGATAGATTAGCAAAAATGGCTTTTGATATTTTTGTTTATAGAATAAAAAAATATATTGGTAGTTATTACGCAATTTTAGGCGGACTTGATGTTTTGGTTTTTACTGGATCAATTGGATCTGGAGATGCTTTAACTCGAGAGGCTGTTTGTGACGGTTTGCCATTTTTGGAAAATGTTGAAGTGACGGCGATTAAGACGGATGAGGAAATGATGATCTCTAGGAAAATTCTAAGCACTAAATTCGTTAAAAGCTTCTAA
- the gpmI gene encoding 2,3-bisphosphoglycerate-independent phosphoglycerate mutase, giving the protein MNYKQAVLIILDGFGIAPPGKGNCATLAKMPYYNSLLQNYTHTVIKASGEEVGLPWGDVGNSEVGHGNLGAGRISYQSLPLINTAILNKSFFKNEALMGAIHHVKKNKSSLHIMGLISAGGVHSHIEHLFALLKLAKQNRIKKVYIHCFMDGRDMPKDSGLDAVKKIQKETSGFFSVGKIATLSGRFFAMDRDNNWDRIEKSYNTMTGNWSVGTSEPKFFADPINAVEDSYANKIYDEQMEPIVIGTKEKPVAKISKGDAVIFFNFRADRARQMTEAFVSDNFKGFKREKIEDLFFVCFTEYEKGLCKNIAFMQKETPNGLSETISKNNLKQFHTAETEKFAHVTFFFNSGREKPFAGEVHKVVPSPKVKSYDEKPEMSAEGVTVEAIKAIKEKYNFVLINFANPDMVGHTGNIMATIKGLELVDTCLKKIIPEVLNNNGVVVLTADHGNCEEKINLQNGRIEKEHTANPVPLVLIGKGLERKSDNIDLSIESSTGALADVAPTILSLLGLKKPEEMTGLDLTKVI; this is encoded by the coding sequence ATGAATTACAAACAAGCAGTATTAATTATCCTAGATGGCTTTGGTATTGCGCCTCCAGGAAAAGGAAATTGTGCGACATTGGCGAAAATGCCATATTATAATTCTTTATTACAGAATTATACTCATACAGTAATAAAAGCTTCTGGCGAGGAAGTTGGTTTGCCTTGGGGTGATGTTGGAAATTCTGAAGTTGGACATGGTAATTTGGGAGCTGGCAGGATTTCTTATCAAAGCTTGCCATTAATAAATACAGCAATTTTAAATAAATCCTTTTTTAAAAACGAAGCTTTGATGGGAGCAATTCATCATGTCAAGAAAAATAAAAGTTCGTTGCATATTATGGGATTGATTAGTGCTGGCGGAGTTCATTCACATATTGAGCATTTATTTGCTTTATTAAAATTAGCTAAGCAAAATAGAATCAAAAAAGTCTATATTCATTGTTTTATGGATGGACGAGATATGCCAAAAGATTCTGGTTTAGATGCCGTAAAAAAAATTCAAAAAGAAACAAGCGGATTTTTTTCAGTAGGAAAAATTGCGACATTATCTGGTAGATTTTTTGCAATGGATCGAGATAATAATTGGGATAGAATTGAAAAGTCTTACAATACTATGACTGGAAATTGGAGCGTCGGAACGTCGGAACCAAAATTTTTTGCTGATCCAATTAATGCCGTAGAGGATTCTTATGCTAATAAAATTTATGATGAGCAAATGGAGCCAATTGTAATTGGGACAAAGGAAAAACCAGTAGCAAAAATTTCAAAAGGAGATGCTGTGATATTTTTTAATTTTAGAGCTGATCGAGCAAGACAGATGACCGAAGCTTTTGTCAGTGATAATTTTAAAGGTTTTAAGCGAGAAAAAATTGAGGATTTATTTTTCGTTTGTTTTACTGAATACGAAAAAGGATTATGTAAGAACATTGCATTTATGCAAAAAGAAACTCCAAATGGCTTGTCAGAAACCATTAGCAAGAATAATTTAAAACAATTTCATACAGCTGAAACAGAAAAATTTGCTCATGTAACTTTTTTCTTTAACTCTGGACGTGAAAAACCTTTTGCAGGCGAGGTACATAAAGTTGTTCCTTCTCCAAAAGTAAAATCTTATGACGAAAAACCAGAAATGTCGGCAGAAGGTGTGACAGTTGAAGCTATAAAAGCAATAAAAGAAAAATATAATTTTGTTTTGATAAATTTTGCAAATCCAGATATGGTTGGACATACTGGCAATATTATGGCAACAATAAAAGGATTAGAGCTTGTTGATACTTGTTTGAAAAAAATTATTCCAGAAGTTTTAAATAATAATGGAGTTGTTGTTTTAACAGCTGATCATGGAAATTGCGAGGAAAAAATAAATTTGCAAAATGGTAGAATAGAAAAAGAGCATACTGCAAATCCAGTACCTTTGGTTTTGATTGGAAAAGGATTGGAGCGAAAGTCAGATAATATTGATTTGAGTATTGAATCTTCAACTGGAGCGTTGGCTGATGTGGCGCCGACAATACTTTCTTTGCTTGGTTTAAAAAAGCCGGAAGAGATGACGGGATTGGATTTGACGAAAGTGATTTAG
- a CDS encoding GNAT family N-acetyltransferase, with protein MEIKQEIKKSEAVKIFAEKNGEIVGRAYLYLIKNDLHTEPYGLLEDVFVSENQRGKGTGTKLVQAVIEEAKKRKCYKLIATSRKSREQVHQWYLKLGFEDYGCEFRINF; from the coding sequence ATGGAAATAAAACAAGAAATTAAAAAATCAGAGGCCGTTAAAATTTTTGCTGAAAAAAATGGTGAGATTGTTGGAAGAGCATATTTATATTTGATAAAAAATGATTTGCATACAGAGCCTTATGGATTATTGGAAGATGTTTTTGTTTCGGAAAATCAAAGAGGAAAAGGTACAGGTACAAAATTAGTTCAAGCTGTAATTGAAGAAGCGAAAAAAAGAAAGTGTTATAAATTAATTGCAACAAGTAGAAAATCAAGAGAACAAGTGCATCAATGGTATTTAAAATTAGGTTTTGAAGATTATGGATGTGAATTTAGAATAAATTTTTAA
- a CDS encoding HypC/HybG/HupF family hydrogenase formation chaperone: MCLAIPGKIVDINKDGYLIDYESKKVQVANSLINNVKLGDWVIVQNRFIINRLDIQDNDLFFSNLKVKEEK, translated from the coding sequence ATGTGCTTAGCGATTCCTGGAAAAATTGTTGATATAAATAAGGATGGATATTTGATTGATTATGAATCAAAGAAAGTTCAGGTTGCCAATTCTTTAATAAATAATGTAAAATTAGGTGATTGGGTAATTGTGCAAAATAGGTTTATAATTAATAGATTAGATATTCAAGATAATGATTTGTTCTTTTCAAATCTCAAAGTAAAGGAGGAAAAGTGA
- a CDS encoding FAD/NAD(P)-binding protein: protein MLNSYKTKLVIIKRVIKESSDVKRFVLEFENKVDQENFDFIPGQFIKVSVPGLCDAPFTFGTSPKNKENFEIAVRGVGNLTNFLNRMQVGQKLGIRGPYGNGFPMDIIKKRNVLIVSGGCGFVPFKSIIEDYLIDKKNYQSKFQIFYGARSFDDLLFRDDFEKWENNEIELKLMVDKGGDAMCKDSKYKCNVGLVTDLIKNEKLVEKPVVLVCGPPIMVKFVVMELDKLSIPHSDIFVSLERRMECGVGICEHCAIGPYYVCKDGPVFSWDKIEWIPGVV from the coding sequence ATGCTAAATTCGTATAAAACAAAACTTGTAATTATAAAAAGAGTAATTAAAGAATCTTCTGATGTAAAAAGATTTGTTTTAGAATTTGAAAATAAAGTCGATCAAGAAAATTTTGATTTTATTCCAGGACAATTTATTAAAGTCTCAGTTCCTGGATTATGCGATGCGCCGTTTACTTTTGGAACAAGCCCAAAAAACAAAGAAAATTTTGAAATTGCTGTACGAGGAGTCGGAAATTTAACTAATTTTTTGAATCGAATGCAAGTTGGTCAGAAATTAGGAATTAGAGGGCCGTATGGGAATGGATTTCCAATGGATATAATTAAAAAAAGAAATGTTTTGATTGTTTCTGGAGGTTGCGGATTTGTGCCTTTTAAATCAATTATTGAAGATTATTTAATAGATAAAAAAAATTATCAAAGTAAATTCCAGATTTTTTATGGAGCAAGATCTTTTGATGATTTATTATTTAGAGATGATTTTGAAAAATGGGAAAATAATGAAATTGAATTGAAATTAATGGTTGACAAGGGAGGCGATGCGATGTGCAAGGATTCGAAGTATAAATGCAATGTTGGTTTAGTGACAGATTTGATTAAAAATGAAAAATTGGTAGAAAAGCCAGTCGTTTTAGTATGTGGTCCACCAATTATGGTTAAGTTTGTGGTTATGGAATTAGATAAATTATCTATTCCTCATTCTGATATTTTTGTTTCGTTAGAGCGAAGAATGGAATGCGGAGTTGGAATTTGCGAGCATTGTGCAATCGGTCCTTATTATGTTTGTAAAGATGGACCAGTGTTTAGTTGGGATAAAATTGAATGGATTCCGGGAGTCGTGTAA
- a CDS encoding Ni/Fe hydrogenase subunit alpha, with protein sequence MSKKIIKINHLAKMEGHASFEGRILAGEISEAHIITEEGARLIEGTLIGRHYSEAPTITSRICGICPIVHHLTAVKALEECFEVKVSSEVVMLRKILELAQIIHSHALHLFFLSLPDFLNYDDTKKMAGRYPNEAQMAIDIRKWATDLCLAIGGRITHPLTNMVGGFRRWPEEEKLENFLDGSGDILEMALKIAQLFRDLDYPKFDNLGNFIALSNDNEYAIYDGEVKVWETKKNLAKKIFGKEMKNYEAVKFIKLIKEVELQNEMVKRVKFKRKPFFCGALARININKYLLNEEASKFLETTNIDFPSSNTFYNVLAQAVELIHCIEEIRNLLRELKKINWLNAKNASFKIKAGKGVGAIEAPRGTLYHYYETDKDGYIKNCNIITPTAQFLAKLEDDLGVFLGDIKNLTDLERRNKIKMMIRAFDPCISCATH encoded by the coding sequence ATGTCAAAGAAAATAATAAAAATAAATCATCTAGCAAAAATGGAAGGGCATGCATCTTTTGAAGGTAGGATTTTGGCTGGAGAAATTTCAGAAGCGCATATTATTACAGAAGAAGGTGCAAGATTGATTGAAGGAACTTTAATTGGCAGACATTATTCTGAAGCGCCGACAATTACTTCTAGAATTTGCGGAATTTGTCCAATTGTTCATCATCTAACTGCAGTTAAAGCTTTAGAGGAATGTTTTGAAGTTAAAGTTAGTTCTGAAGTTGTAATGTTACGCAAAATTTTGGAATTGGCGCAAATTATTCATAGTCATGCTTTACATCTTTTCTTTTTGTCATTGCCGGACTTTTTGAATTATGATGATACAAAAAAAATGGCAGGCAGATATCCAAATGAAGCACAGATGGCAATTGATATTCGAAAATGGGCAACTGATTTATGTTTGGCGATTGGAGGCAGAATTACTCATCCATTAACAAATATGGTTGGCGGATTTAGAAGATGGCCAGAAGAAGAAAAATTAGAAAATTTCTTGGATGGATCTGGTGATATTTTAGAAATGGCATTGAAAATTGCTCAATTATTTAGAGATTTGGATTATCCAAAATTTGATAACTTGGGAAATTTTATTGCATTATCAAATGATAATGAATATGCAATATATGATGGTGAAGTTAAAGTTTGGGAAACAAAGAAAAATTTAGCTAAAAAAATATTTGGTAAAGAAATGAAAAATTACGAGGCTGTAAAATTTATAAAATTAATAAAAGAAGTTGAATTGCAAAACGAGATGGTTAAGCGAGTTAAATTTAAAAGAAAGCCATTTTTCTGCGGAGCATTAGCCCGAATAAATATTAATAAATATTTATTGAATGAAGAGGCATCAAAATTTTTGGAAACAACAAATATTGATTTTCCTTCTAGCAACACTTTCTATAATGTTTTAGCACAGGCTGTTGAATTAATTCATTGTATTGAAGAAATTAGAAATTTATTACGAGAGCTAAAGAAAATAAATTGGTTGAATGCAAAAAATGCAAGTTTTAAAATAAAAGCAGGAAAAGGTGTTGGAGCAATTGAAGCTCCAAGAGGCACTTTGTATCATTATTATGAAACTGATAAAGATGGATATATTAAAAATTGCAATATAATTACACCAACTGCTCAATTTTTAGCAAAGTTAGAAGATGATTTGGGTGTATTTCTTGGAGATATTAAAAATTTAACAGATCTGGAAAGAAGAAATAAAATAAAAATGATGATTAGAGCGTTTGATCCATGTATTTCTTGTGCGACACATTAA
- a CDS encoding DHH family phosphoesterase — protein sequence MQRLWQVKQKISEDFINKFPEFDSVILQLLFNRGIDNQKKIDEFFNPDYSKNLFDPFLLKDMDRAVERIFKALKNKERVGIFGDYDADGVTSSVLLTELFKKIGLAGQVYIPDRVSEGYGMNKKAIDWLAKKDIKLIVSCDCGVSNKEEIDYAKEKYGIDCVITDHHHVPIDFDKKYIVVDSKRKGDKYPYKELAGVGVVFKLAQALITRINFRIKANEFSNVKLENGWEKSLLDLVTIGTIADCSPIISENRTLVKYGLNIIKETERIGLQSLMQVACVDPKLINSDRIGFAIAPRINSAGRMDHASASYKLLITEDLEKAVWLSKKIDKTNSSRQSLTSKLVDEAKKKIGDVKDQKVLMASGGNGLWAL from the coding sequence ATGCAAAGACTTTGGCAGGTAAAACAAAAAATAAGTGAAGATTTTATTAATAAATTTCCAGAATTTGATTCTGTGATTTTGCAATTGTTATTTAATAGAGGAATTGATAATCAGAAAAAGATTGATGAATTTTTTAATCCAGATTATTCAAAAAATTTATTTGATCCATTTTTATTGAAAGATATGGATCGAGCGGTTGAAAGAATTTTTAAGGCATTAAAGAATAAAGAAAGAGTTGGAATTTTTGGTGACTATGATGCTGATGGCGTAACATCATCTGTTTTATTAACAGAATTATTTAAAAAAATTGGTTTGGCTGGGCAAGTTTATATTCCTGATCGAGTCTCTGAAGGCTATGGAATGAATAAGAAAGCAATTGATTGGCTAGCAAAAAAAGATATTAAATTGATTGTCAGTTGTGATTGTGGTGTTTCAAACAAGGAAGAAATTGATTATGCAAAAGAAAAATATGGAATTGATTGCGTAATTACTGATCACCATCATGTTCCTATAGATTTTGATAAAAAATATATTGTTGTTGACTCAAAAAGAAAGGGTGATAAATATCCATATAAAGAGTTGGCGGGTGTTGGCGTTGTTTTTAAGCTGGCTCAGGCATTGATCACTCGAATTAATTTTCGAATAAAAGCGAATGAATTTTCGAATGTTAAACTTGAAAATGGTTGGGAAAAGAGTTTGCTTGATTTAGTGACGATTGGCACGATTGCGGATTGTTCGCCGATTATTTCGGAGAATAGAACATTGGTGAAATATGGATTAAATATTATAAAAGAGACTGAAAGAATTGGTTTGCAAAGTTTGATGCAAGTAGCTTGCGTTGATCCAAAATTAATTAATAGCGACAGAATCGGTTTTGCAATTGCGCCAAGAATTAATTCAGCTGGCAGAATGGATCATGCTTCGGCATCGTATAAACTTTTGATTACAGAAGATTTGGAAAAAGCAGTTTGGTTGTCTAAAAAAATCGATAAGACAAATTCAAGCCGGCAATCTTTGACAAGTAAATTAGTTGATGAGGCAAAAAAGAAAATTGGCGATGTCAAAGATCAAAAAGTATTAATGGCATCTGGTGGAAATGGCCTTTGGGCGTTGTAG
- a CDS encoding hydrogenase/urease maturation nickel metallochaperone HypA gives MHDFHAADNILKTAIEYAKENKLKKVDKIKIELGKFIEHGQEILADNLEFNIKMLAKGTIAENCEIVIIEKRGENGYRLDEIEGE, from the coding sequence ATGCACGATTTTCATGCAGCAGATAATATTTTAAAAACTGCTATAGAATATGCCAAAGAAAATAAGTTAAAAAAAGTTGATAAAATTAAGATTGAATTAGGAAAATTTATTGAACATGGGCAAGAAATTTTGGCTGATAATTTAGAATTTAATATAAAAATGTTAGCAAAAGGGACGATTGCAGAAAATTGTGAAATTGTTATTATAGAAAAACGAGGAGAAAATGGATATAGATTAGATGAAATTGAAGGAGAATAA